One window of the Synergistaceae bacterium genome contains the following:
- a CDS encoding ATP-binding protein: MLFFRNRSDHALRYDAFFRLKEARSPKAGDDVFALVSQAAEEIVAEAERYSLRGDIWEAFFALLLAEDENPLGQISELGEAPSGSIAALAAAELQDLHEVISFARHLVRSEERFQFLRPLENYVPSGSRSFRLSRGQSEVMEGLSRLSEAFGKSTGPEDVCQALVDFYRTWGSGFFSLNRAFRWSDGHGLTPVKELDPLSLTSLVGYETQKKELLSNTKLFLSGRTANNVLLFGDSGTGKSSSVRALLNQPGFARRGLRIIEARKDQFIHIPEILDRIRFRNYRFILFMDDLSFEEFETEYKHLKALIEGGIEPKPENTVIYATSNRRNIVREVWADRGRASGDDVHGGDTLQEKLSLADRFGVTLWYGSVGKKEYMEMVQALIQELTKESGLNLSISDTELEILAMRWELGKGSFTGRTARQFVQNLLAEY, from the coding sequence TTGCTGTTTTTCCGTAATCGATCTGATCATGCTCTAAGATATGACGCGTTTTTCAGGCTTAAAGAGGCCCGATCGCCAAAAGCCGGAGATGACGTTTTTGCCCTCGTCTCTCAGGCGGCGGAGGAAATCGTGGCCGAAGCCGAGCGATATTCGCTCAGAGGGGACATATGGGAGGCCTTCTTCGCGCTGCTGCTGGCCGAGGACGAAAATCCTCTCGGACAGATTTCGGAGCTGGGGGAAGCGCCTTCGGGCTCCATCGCCGCGCTGGCCGCGGCAGAACTCCAGGACCTTCACGAGGTTATCTCCTTCGCGCGGCATCTGGTCCGCTCCGAAGAAAGATTTCAGTTCCTGCGTCCTCTGGAAAATTATGTCCCGTCGGGGAGCCGTTCCTTTCGCCTTTCGAGAGGACAGAGCGAAGTTATGGAGGGCCTCTCGCGCCTGTCGGAGGCCTTCGGAAAATCCACAGGACCGGAGGATGTCTGTCAGGCCCTCGTCGATTTTTACAGGACCTGGGGTTCGGGTTTTTTCTCGCTGAACCGGGCCTTTCGCTGGTCGGACGGTCACGGCCTGACGCCGGTGAAAGAGCTGGATCCCCTGTCTCTGACCTCTCTGGTGGGCTATGAAACTCAAAAGAAAGAGCTTCTGAGCAACACGAAGCTTTTTCTCAGCGGCAGAACAGCGAACAACGTGCTGCTTTTTGGCGACAGCGGAACGGGCAAATCCTCCTCCGTGCGGGCTCTCCTGAACCAGCCGGGATTCGCCCGGCGGGGTCTGCGTATCATCGAGGCGCGAAAGGACCAGTTCATCCACATTCCCGAGATTCTGGACCGGATACGGTTTCGCAATTACCGGTTCATCCTGTTCATGGACGACCTGTCCTTCGAGGAATTTGAGACGGAGTACAAGCATCTGAAAGCCCTCATTGAAGGGGGAATCGAGCCAAAACCGGAAAACACCGTCATCTACGCCACGTCCAACAGAAGAAACATTGTTCGGGAGGTCTGGGCCGACCGGGGCAGGGCCTCCGGCGACGACGTACACGGAGGAGACACGTTGCAGGAGAAGCTCTCTCTGGCGGACCGGTTCGGCGTCACCCTCTGGTACGGCTCGGTGGGGAAAAAAGAGTACATGGAAATGGTTCAGGCTCTCATCCAGGAGCTGACAAAAGAATCGGGACTGAACCTGTCCATAAGCGATACGGAGCTGGAAATACTGGCCATGCGCTGGGAGCTGGGCAAAGGCAGCTTCACCGGCAGAACGGCCAGACAGTTCGTGCAGAACCTGCTGGCAGAATATTAA
- a CDS encoding ATP-binding cassette domain-containing protein — protein sequence MISLRDVSFVLPDGRLLLDRLNESFGGGAGEGGERAALVGRNGVGKTILARIMAGLLSPSSGKIIREGIVFYLDQMLNPAHFDRVADLIGASTALDAVRKAEKGEATEKDLERAEGHWDLEERAFREFSLAGLPHLTLDTPAPTLSGGECTRAALVGAFLSEADFLILDEPTNHLDAPSRAALTEYLNTWKKDLLVVSHDRALLEEMERIVELSPPPGGLKSYGGNYSLYRELKAQERAAALDRLNHAKAERKQVASQLRLVADRQRKRAAAGNRLRDFHDTPRALLHAMRNTAEKTTGKLNRLKTDKTKALAEAEKEAFLKAGIEDAVVLIPPACSVPDGKVVLRMEGVVLPYGAHRAPIDRTIRGPLRLAVEGANGSGKTTLLRILTNEISPLQGTCEVKVPWAMLNQFADGQEERSSLELLRAGGAGKNLDEGEAGARLAQVGVAGERMKMPAGLLSGGERLKVALLCALHGDPPPQLLILDEPTNHLDADSVESVEKLLNAWTGALIAVSHDSRFLERIGVTERLLLAGENREDRFR from the coding sequence ATGATTTCGCTGCGCGACGTTTCCTTCGTTCTGCCGGATGGACGATTGCTGTTGGATCGTCTCAACGAAAGTTTTGGCGGCGGCGCGGGCGAAGGAGGAGAACGCGCCGCCCTTGTGGGGCGGAATGGCGTGGGGAAAACGATCCTGGCTCGAATCATGGCGGGTTTGCTGTCTCCTTCCTCCGGCAAAATTATCCGTGAAGGAATCGTTTTTTATCTCGACCAGATGCTGAATCCGGCGCATTTCGACAGAGTTGCCGACCTGATCGGAGCCTCGACCGCGCTGGACGCCGTGCGAAAAGCTGAAAAGGGAGAAGCGACGGAAAAAGACCTGGAACGGGCGGAAGGGCACTGGGATCTGGAGGAACGCGCCTTTCGCGAATTCAGTCTTGCGGGCCTGCCTCACCTGACCCTGGACACTCCGGCTCCGACTCTGAGCGGGGGAGAATGCACAAGGGCCGCTCTCGTCGGCGCGTTTCTCTCCGAAGCGGATTTTCTCATCCTGGACGAGCCCACCAATCACCTGGATGCCCCCAGTCGAGCGGCTCTGACGGAATACCTGAACACCTGGAAAAAGGATTTGCTGGTCGTCAGTCATGACCGGGCGCTCCTCGAAGAGATGGAACGCATCGTGGAGCTTTCTCCGCCCCCCGGCGGGCTCAAAAGTTATGGCGGCAATTATTCCCTGTACCGGGAGCTGAAGGCGCAGGAGCGCGCGGCGGCTCTGGACCGCCTGAATCACGCCAAAGCGGAGCGCAAACAGGTTGCCTCCCAGCTGCGGCTCGTCGCCGATCGTCAGAGAAAACGCGCAGCCGCCGGAAACAGGCTCAGGGATTTTCACGATACCCCCAGAGCCCTGCTGCACGCCATGAGAAATACGGCTGAAAAAACGACGGGCAAACTGAACAGGCTGAAAACCGATAAAACGAAAGCCCTGGCCGAAGCCGAAAAGGAAGCCTTTTTAAAAGCCGGAATCGAGGACGCGGTGGTTCTCATCCCTCCCGCCTGTTCCGTTCCGGATGGCAAAGTCGTACTGAGGATGGAAGGCGTCGTTCTTCCCTATGGAGCTCACAGGGCTCCCATCGACCGGACGATAAGGGGGCCTCTGCGCCTCGCCGTCGAAGGCGCGAATGGAAGCGGCAAGACGACCCTGCTGCGTATTCTGACGAACGAGATTTCCCCCCTGCAGGGAACCTGTGAAGTGAAAGTCCCCTGGGCCATGCTGAACCAGTTTGCGGACGGACAGGAGGAGCGTTCGTCTCTTGAGCTGCTGCGTGCCGGGGGAGCGGGGAAAAACCTCGACGAAGGCGAAGCCGGCGCCCGCCTCGCTCAGGTTGGCGTCGCCGGGGAACGGATGAAAATGCCGGCGGGGCTGCTGAGCGGAGGCGAACGTCTGAAGGTCGCCCTGCTTTGCGCGCTTCATGGCGATCCGCCTCCACAGCTTCTGATCCTGGACGAGCCCACCAACCATTTGGATGCGGACTCCGTGGAATCAGTGGAAAAACTTCTGAACGCCTGGACCGGCGCTCTCATCGCCGTTTCCCACGACAGCCGTTTCCTGGAGCGCATCGGCGTTACAGAAAGACTCCTTCTGGCCGGTGAGAATCGCGAAGACAGATTTCGATAA
- the tpiA gene encoding triose-phosphate isomerase — protein MKKIHLYGNWKMNLTRGETASFFRDLTARFSAVPALAAAAGHTLELAVFPPFTSLSAAETAIRDMDKTLAPILGAQNAYFEAKGAFTGEVSLPMLKDAGCTHVILGHSERRAIFGEGDGLIAKKVKAALSSEMTPVFCYGETLGEREDGKTFDVVSRQLKAVLEVLSPEEMEKIVYAYEPVWAIGTGRSATSSEAQEVCAFSKKLIQERSGRSLSPVVLYGGSVKPDNSRELLSMDAIDGALVGGASLKAESFLQIYESYAGI, from the coding sequence ATGAAGAAAATCCATTTATACGGCAACTGGAAAATGAACCTGACCCGGGGAGAAACGGCGTCGTTTTTCAGGGATCTGACCGCGCGTTTTTCCGCGGTTCCTGCGCTTGCCGCGGCGGCGGGGCATACGCTGGAGCTGGCCGTCTTCCCTCCTTTTACCTCCCTCTCCGCGGCGGAGACGGCCATTCGGGACATGGACAAAACGCTGGCTCCCATTCTGGGCGCTCAGAACGCGTATTTCGAGGCAAAGGGCGCTTTTACCGGAGAGGTTTCCCTCCCCATGCTGAAGGATGCGGGCTGCACCCACGTGATTTTGGGGCACAGCGAACGGCGGGCGATCTTTGGCGAGGGCGACGGCCTGATCGCCAAAAAGGTTAAAGCGGCTCTGAGCTCGGAAATGACGCCGGTTTTCTGTTATGGAGAAACCCTGGGCGAACGGGAGGACGGAAAGACCTTTGACGTCGTGTCGAGACAGTTGAAGGCGGTTCTGGAGGTGCTTTCCCCCGAGGAGATGGAAAAAATCGTCTATGCCTACGAACCGGTGTGGGCCATTGGAACGGGCAGGTCCGCCACGTCCTCCGAAGCCCAGGAGGTTTGTGCGTTCAGCAAAAAGCTCATTCAGGAGCGGAGCGGACGTTCTCTTTCCCCTGTGGTGCTTTACGGCGGCAGCGTCAAACCCGATAATTCCCGGGAGCTTCTCTCCATGGACGCCATCGACGGCGCTCTTGTGGGCGGAGCCTCCCTGAAGGCGGAGTCCTTTTTGCAGATTTATGAAAGTTATGCCGGAATATAA